A window of Haloarcula sp. H-GB4 contains these coding sequences:
- a CDS encoding ArsR family transcriptional regulator, protein MRVDESPETDADIDPATAFSVIASETRLDILEALWRADDRPVRFSELFDAVELADSGQFNYHLQELTDQFVSQGTDGYDLRHAGAQVIRAVRAGTFTRTPDIDPFSVTGACTRCGGGLLAEYADEQFAIDCEDCGKAHGEYPFPPGGLVDRTPTEVATAFAERVRHLHCLAADGVCPDCAGRMGTEISRDGDCCLDVSIRAEFVCERCRHELCSPVGLTLLDNSRVAAFYDDHGVDLSSRPYWTLPWCVDDQYTSVEDTDPWRLTVRVPLAEAELTAYLDGNLQPTKFERQACEH, encoded by the coding sequence ATGCGAGTCGATGAGTCCCCCGAAACGGATGCCGACATTGACCCGGCGACAGCGTTTTCGGTCATCGCGAGCGAGACGCGCCTGGACATTCTGGAGGCCCTGTGGCGCGCAGACGACCGACCAGTTCGCTTCTCGGAGTTGTTCGACGCCGTAGAGCTAGCCGACAGCGGGCAGTTCAACTATCACTTACAGGAGCTCACTGATCAGTTCGTCAGCCAGGGAACTGACGGGTACGACCTCCGGCACGCCGGGGCGCAGGTCATCCGCGCGGTGCGGGCGGGAACGTTCACTCGGACGCCCGACATCGACCCGTTCTCGGTGACCGGGGCCTGTACGCGGTGTGGTGGCGGTCTGCTAGCCGAGTACGCCGACGAGCAGTTCGCTATCGACTGCGAGGACTGCGGGAAGGCTCACGGCGAGTACCCGTTCCCGCCGGGCGGTCTGGTCGACCGGACACCGACGGAAGTCGCGACGGCCTTCGCCGAGCGGGTGCGACACCTCCACTGTCTGGCCGCCGACGGGGTCTGCCCGGACTGCGCCGGTCGGATGGGGACAGAGATCTCCCGCGATGGCGACTGCTGTCTCGATGTGTCGATCCGCGCCGAGTTCGTCTGCGAACGGTGTCGCCACGAACTCTGTTCGCCTGTCGGACTGACGCTACTCGATAACTCCCGCGTTGCAGCGTTCTACGACGACCACGGCGTCGATCTGTCGAGTCGACCCTACTGGACGCTCCCCTGGTGTGTCGACGACCAGTACACCAGCGTTGAAGACACCGACCCGTGGCGGCTCACGGTCCGGGTTCCGCTGGCCGAGGCGGAACTGACCGCCTATCTGGACGGCAACCTCCAGCCGACCAAGTTCGAGCGACAGGCTTGCGAGCACTGA